The Helicobacter fennelliae nucleotide sequence CACTCTCTTAGACACGACGATAGTTATCGTCGTGTCTAACGGCAACCACCTAGGCAGATTTATCCCTTACCCCAAAAGGCTAAGTGATAAATACTACCCGGTGTTTCACCGTTTTATCGAAGACAACTTCGATAAATACGAGCAATTAAGCAATGCCTTTGCCTACAAAAGCAATCTTGATATAAACGAAATCAAACCAGAATCTATCATCTCTATCATAGATTCTACATCTCAATTTTTACATAAGGAGCAAATATGAATACAAAAGAGCATTCACAAGAATATTTCAGCGCAAGAGGCGTAAGCGAAGAGCTTTATATAGATGTGCCATTACCGGCATATTTTAAAGAGGTTTTAGACGGCTTAGAAGCAAATGCTAGAATTTTAGATTTTGGTTGTGGGTTTGGGCAAACACTCAACGCAATACAATCTCTTGATACAAAAAAATCTCAAAGCTACAAAAGCTCTAAAAACAATGAAAATAGCGCAATGGGGGGGGGGGCAGAGACAAACCAAAGCAATCCTACACAAAAAATAGATTCTGGATATTATTTATGCGGGATAGATATTAATATGCGTGCGATTGAATATGTCAAATCATTAGGGATAGACGCGTTGTGTATTGAGGATATTTTGAGTTTTAAGCCCAAAGAAAAATTTGATCTCATCATCACCACGCATTGCTTAGAGCATTTACCAAAGCAAAACATTATCTCCACGCTTCAGCACTTTAGAGAGCATATCCTCAAAAAAAATGGTAAAATTTTTGTCGCTGTGCCAAATGCCCAAAGTGCCACTGGCTGCTACTGGGCGTATGAGGATTTCACGCATAATACGCTATTTACAGCAGGAAGTTTGATTTATGTGCTGAAAATGGCTGGATTTAGTGATGTGAAAATCATCGACAAAGACGCGTTGGCTGGAAGTCGTGGTATCAAAAAATTCATCAAAAAAGCCCTTTTGAGCCTTTATATCCTCAAGACAAAAATATGGAATAAAGCCACAAATAGCGCATTTCATGCTCCAAGCCCACAAGTCTTTAGCTACGAAGTTAAGGCAATCGCGTTTGCATAGAATCCAAAAACATAAAAAGGAGAATTCATGAAACTTATCCGCACTCTCAAAACAAAACTCAAAAACACTCTAACTTACAACATAGAATCTAAACTCGACACGTTTGCTATGTGTAATGCCAAAATCATCTCACATCAACATCTTGAACGATATAAACAAATCATATTACACACTTCTAATACCTCTAATATTCCTTTGGGGGGGGGGGCAAAGTCAAGCACTAGTGCAATTAGCACAATGTGATTTGCAAGATTTTGAATTTCGCGTATTTAGTCAAAATGGAGAAGATGGAATGATAGATTTTTTGGTAGAAATACTAGGGTTAGATTCTAGTGCTTGCTTATATCCTCATGCTTTTGTGGAGTTTGGCGTGCAAAACTACACAGAATCTAACACTCGATTTTTACTCAAAAAACGCAATTGGCAAGGATTGGTTATGGACGGATCGCAAGAATATATACATTTTATCCAGCAAGATGAGATTTATTGGAGACACGATTTAGAGGCAAAATGTGCGTTTATCACGCGCGAAAATATCAATACCCTAATCCAGCAATGGCTTGAGAGCAGAAAGCTTGAGAATGTCGCGCTTTTAAGCATTGATATTGATGGTGTGGATTATTTTGTATGGGAGGCGATTACTTGTATCACACCTGCGATTGTAGTGATTGAATTTAATGCTCTTTTTGGAGATGAAAAACACATAAGCGTGCCATATCGTGAGGATTTTGATAGATTTAAGGCGCATTATAGTGGGTTATACTTTGGTGCAAGTATAAATGCCCTCATCACTTTAGGCAAAACAAAAGGATATAACTTTGTCGGGGCAGATTCTAGCGGGACAAATTTATTTTTCGTCCATAAAAGCCTAGAATCCAAAACCGCCCTTCTCAAAACAAAACCCCTCAAAAGCTATTGCAATCAGCACAATGCAAGACAATCTCGCGACACACAAGGTCGTCTTAATTTCATAAGCGGAGAGGATCGCCAAAGGCTTATCCAAAATCTTCCACTTTATACTACTTATAAGGAGTCATAATGAACATTTACAAAAAAATATTTATAGGGCTATTATATGTCCTATTGGGGGGGGGATATACTATAACGCCGCGCACCCATTGCAAATCGATGATGTATGGATGTTTTTTAATATCCTCAATCAAGAGCCCGTTCCTAATGGTTATTTTCCGCATATTGGGAGATTTTATCCGCTTGGGTTTTTGGATCTTAATTTTCTTAGGCAGTTTTCTCAAAGCCCAAAATTATTTTTCTTTGTAAATGCTCTAGATCTTTTCTTTATGGCATTTATCGCTTACAAGCTTGTGTTATACATTTGGGGAGCAGAATCTAAATCCACATTTCTAGCACTTCTTATCGTCTTTGTAGTTGTGTTTTTGAATGTTGGCTTTATTATGATTATCACAGGTATTTGCTATCCTGAACGTATGCAAATGATATTTTTAAGTATTTTTGCACTCTCGCTCTATATGACACAGAAAAATCCACATAGATTCTGGTTTGTTGTGTGCTTTTTGAGTGGAGCTATTAGCCTTTTTTACAAAGAGACAGATTTTATTTTTATCGGTGGATTTGGAGCTTTATATCTTGTCTTAAAGTTACTACAAGCAAAATTACACCACCAAAAATCTACTTTCTTAGAATTTATCCGCTCAAACCCAACGCATATCCTAGCCTTAGCACTTTTTGTATCAGCGATTTGTTTTGTAGGAATTTATGTAAGTTTTATCATTCCGCAGATACAGATAAGCAATCCATTTGATCAAAAAACAGCAAATGGATTTTTGATTGTAATAAAAGATATAGCCAACACTTTTTTAAATCATCCATTTGTATTTGTGTATCTCTCTTGTATTGTGATTGTGCGATTGGTGGATTTTTGCAAAAATAAAACCCTCTATCCACTCTATGATGCGTTACTTCTAGGCGCGCTTGGAGTTGGGTTTGGCTATTTTGTGCTGAGATTTTTTTGGGCATATTATTTTACGCCTTGCTATATTATGGGCTTACTTCCAGCGTTGTTTTTTACCAAAATCTACTTCAAACCCCTCAAGCCAATCTTGATTTTGACGCTCATTTTGCATTGTGCTATCAATCTTCCGCTTTCACTTAGCACCTACACCAAAACTAAAATGCTTCCGCCACATTACGCAAAAGCTATGGAGTTTATGGCGCAATACACGCACACTCACGATAAACCAAATATATTTTTACTCGGGCAAAACCGCGATCCAGATGGACTTATGCTTTATGGATTTGTAAAGGATTTTTTGCACTATTATGGCGCAAAAGATTTTGATTTGCAAACAAGCAAAGCAAACCCCTCTACTGCATATACTACAAACTTAGATTCTCCTTTGAGTATCTTTAACTCCAATGAAGTAGCAACGCCCAAAAAGGGGGATTTGCTTTATCTTGATAATTTGACCAAAGATTTTGTAGATGAGCGATACCTTAATGACCTCAATACGCGCTATAAGCTTATTTTTGAGAGTCAGTTTTTTGGCGTGTATAATCTCAATTTCAAAGCGATTTTGAAATATATATTCAAAGAATCACAAACTTATCGCTCATATCTATCTGTGCCAAGAGTGTCTGAAAATATCTTTGGTGCGCCGTTGTTTGTGAGGGTTTATGAAGTGCAGTAGCTAGATTCTAGAATCTTAGCATAGAATCTAATCTAGCAAGCTATGCCAAAATCCTACAATAATAGCAATTAGAGGATAGCAATTAGAGCGAAATTACCGCTTTGCCACATTCAACGTCGCTGGGGCTTGCGTTGTTGGCATCATCTCGATACGATTGATATTGATATGCGCGGGCAGATGCGCGACAAAGCACACAACTTCGGCAATATCTTCAGGAAGCAGGGGTGTTGTGCCCTCATACACACTATCTGCCCTCGCACAATCGCCCTTAAATCGCACAAGGCTAAACTCACTTCCTCCGCTAAGACCCGGCTCAATATTGCTTACGCGAATGTTTTTATCATACAAATCTGCGCGCAAATTAAGGCTAAATTGTTTCACAAATGCCTTTGTCGCCCCATAAACCGTGCTTCCAGGATATGGATAACTCCCGGCAATAGAGCCGATATTAATGATATGCCCGCTATTTTGGGCGATCATTATCGGAAGCACAAAATGGCTCAAAGACACCAAAGCAAGGACATTAACCTCAATCATTCTCTCCCAATCCGCAATATCGCACTCATTTGCTGGTGCAAGCCCTAATGCCAATCCCGCGTTATTAATCAGCACATCAATGCCCCAACCACGAGAATCAAGCACTTCTTGAATTTTTGTCTCAAGCATTTGGCTTTGCGTAACATCACAAGCAATAATCGCGCAAGATTCCGCCCCTAGCTCATCTTGCAATGCAAGCAACTTATCCTCGCGCCTCGCAATCGCTATGATTTTATCGCCCATTTTGGCAAATTTCCTCGCACACGCAAGCCCAAAACCAACACTTGCTCCTGTAATGATTATAACCATGATTCAACTCCTTATAAAATTAATTCTAGATTCTATATTATTTTTTTGTCATTGCGAAGCCCTTTAGGGCTGTGGCAATCTATTTTGACTAGATTCCTTCGTCCTATCGTCCTCGCAATGACAAACCTGCCCCCTCAATTGCGAGCAAAATTTTCAAATTTTGCGTGGCAATCCATAAGAATCCACTTTTGATTTTTAGATTCTAGAATCTATGCAAATACAAAGGGGTGTAAAGAAATCCTCTATTTTTAGGCAGATTTTGGGATTGTGTAGAAATTTTTAGGCAAGCAAAAACACAAAAAAGTGTAACATTAAGTGTTCATTGTAGGCTAAAAATTCAAACTCCCTGAAATATGCTAAAAAGAGAGGATTTAGCTCTCATGAAAATAAAAAATCTAAATTCTAGCTTTTATCCCAACCTTTGGCACAACCTCCACCCTTCCCTGCGCTACCAATGCACTTAACGCGCGCTTGAAGGCTTTTTTGCTCATATGCAATGTAGCAAAAATAGATTCTGGACTGCTATCATAATGCAATGCAAGAATCTCGCCCCCTATTTCATTCTTTGTTTCACGTTCTAATTCTATTTTTTTACTCACTTTTTTGCCCATTGTATTTGGATTCTGGTTTGTGTTTTTGCGTGCTACGCCAAGCAAATCCATAATTTTTTGCGCGTCATTTGCGACATTACTTGCGCTTTGGAGATGGATATCTATTTTGCCATCATCGCGCACCTTATGCACAAATCCGATAGATTCTATACCGATTTGAAGCGCATTTTTCTCATACACAAGCCCCAAAAATTTCCCCTCTACAACGCAAGAGACGCCAAGATTACTACGCGCAAAAGGCAAAATACGCACCCTTTTTGGATAGAAGTTTTTAAAAGTGCAGGGTTTGAGAATCTCTTTGATTCCAAGCTTTGCGATGAGTCTGCCACTTTTATCTTGCGTGATATGCACG carries:
- a CDS encoding class I SAM-dependent methyltransferase; translated protein: MNTKEHSQEYFSARGVSEELYIDVPLPAYFKEVLDGLEANARILDFGCGFGQTLNAIQSLDTKKSQSYKSSKNNENSAMGGGAETNQSNPTQKIDSGYYLCGIDINMRAIEYVKSLGIDALCIEDILSFKPKEKFDLIITTHCLEHLPKQNIISTLQHFREHILKKNGKIFVAVPNAQSATGCYWAYEDFTHNTLFTAGSLIYVLKMAGFSDVKIIDKDALAGSRGIKKFIKKALLSLYILKTKIWNKATNSAFHAPSPQVFSYEVKAIAFA
- a CDS encoding SDR family NAD(P)-dependent oxidoreductase, producing MVIIITGASVGFGLACARKFAKMGDKIIAIARREDKLLALQDELGAESCAIIACDVTQSQMLETKIQEVLDSRGWGIDVLINNAGLALGLAPANECDIADWERMIEVNVLALVSLSHFVLPIMIAQNSGHIINIGSIAGSYPYPGSTVYGATKAFVKQFSLNLRADLYDKNIRVSNIEPGLSGGSEFSLVRFKGDCARADSVYEGTTPLLPEDIAEVVCFVAHLPAHININRIEMMPTTQAPATLNVAKR
- a CDS encoding S1-like domain-containing RNA-binding protein; amino-acid sequence: MRIGCLNTLQIARFTQNGAYLCDPHNPHNEESCFVGEKEYKEVLLPQKFLNPQMHLGEMIEVFIYTDSLDRLVATTQKPKALLGEIVALRVVKQEAMGCFLDLGLDKDIFMPTKNPKHYQIDSLAVVHITQDKSGRLIAKLGIKEILKPCTFKNFYPKRVRILPFARSNLGVSCVVEGKFLGLVYEKNALQIGIESIGFVHKVRDDGKIDIHLQSASNVANDAQKIMDLLGVARKNTNQNPNTMGKKVSKKIELERETKNEIGGEILALHYDSSPESIFATLHMSKKAFKRALSALVAQGRVEVVPKVGIKARI